One segment of Falco peregrinus isolate bFalPer1 chromosome 4, bFalPer1.pri, whole genome shotgun sequence DNA contains the following:
- the ETS2 gene encoding protein C-ets-2 — protein sequence MSDFGIRNMDQVAPVSNMYRGMLKRQPAFDTFDSSNSLFAGYFFSLNEDQTLQEVPTGFDSTSYETNNCELPLLTPCSKAVMSQALKDTFSGFTKEQCRLGIPNNPWLWTEQQVCQWLSWATNEFSLANVNFHQFLMSGQDLCNLGKERFLELAPDYVGDILWEHLEQMIKDSQEKTQDQYVENSHLTSVPHWVNNNSLTVNVDQNSYGVQMPGYPKALGYPKPSLLTDVCQTSTGPNLLSPEQEFSLFPKTQADTVGVNYCAVNQDFPRSNLNLLIDNSGKLREHESSDSGAESYESSDSMLQSWNSQSSLVDLQRVPSYESFEDDCSQSLCLSKPTMSFKDYIQERSDPVEQGKPVIPAAILAGFTGSGPIQLWQFLLELLTDKSCQSFISWTGDGWEFKLADPDEVARRWGRRKNKPKMNYEKLSRGLRYYYDKNIIHKTSGKRYVYRFVCDLQNLLGYTAEELHAMLGVQPDTED from the exons ATGAGTGATTTTGGGATCAGGAACATGGATCAAGTAGCTCCTGTGTCTAACATGTACAGAGGAATGCTCAAG CGTCAGCCAGCGTTTGACACCTTTGATAGCTCAAACTCTCTCTTTGCTGGATATTTTTTCTCACTAAATGAAGATCAAACCCTTCAGGAAGTGCCAACAGGATTTGATTCAACTTCATATG aGACGAACAACTGTGAATTGCCTCTGTTAACCCCATGCAGTAAGGCTGTGATGAGTCAAGCCTTGAAAGATACTTTCAGTGGTTTCACAAAGGAACAGTGTCGGCTGGGTATCCCAAATA ATCCCTGGCTGTGGACTGAACAGCAAGTGTGCCAATGGCTTTCATGGGCTACCAATGAGTTTAGCTTGGCAAATGTGAACTTCCATCAGTTTCTTATGAGTGGCCAAGACTTGTGCAACCTGGGCAAGGAGCGTTTCCTGGAACTGGCACCTGACTATGTGGGTGATATTCTGTGGGAACACCTGGAACAGATGATAAAAG acaGCCAAGAGAAAACACAGGACCAATATGTGGAGAACTCTCATCTCACCTCAGTTCCTCACTGGGTCAATAATAATTCCTTAA ctgttaaTGTAGATCAGAACTCCTATGGTGTGCAAATGCCTGGATACCCTAAAGCCCTTGGTTATCCCAAACCCAGTCTCCTGACTGATGTCTGTCAGACTTCCACAGGACCGAATCTCCTCAGTCCAGAACAAGAGTTTTCATTGTTCCCTAAAACCCAAGCAGATACTGTTGGTGTGAACTACTGTGCAGTAAATCAAGATTTCCCAAGAAGCAATCTGAACTTGCTTATAGATAATTCTG gTAAGCTTAGAGAACATGAATCTAGTGACAGTGGTGCAGAAAGTTATGAAAGCTCAGATTCGATGCTACAGTCCTGGAACAGCCAGTCGTCATTAGTGGATTTACAGCGTGTGCCATCCTATGAGAGTTTTGAAGATGACTGTAGCCAGTCATTGTGCCTGAGCAAACCTACAATGTCTTTCAAAGACTATATTCAAGAACGAAGTGATCCTGTAGAGCAAGGGAAACCAGTTATACCAGCAGCGATTCTAGCTGGCTTTACCG GCAGTGGACCTATACAGCTATGGCAGTTTCTTCTGGAGTTACTGACTGACAAGTCCTGTCAGTCATTCATTAGTTGGACAGGAGATGGTTGGGAATTTAAACTTGCTGACCCAGATGAG GTGGCAcggaggtggggaaggagaaaaaacaagccaaaaatgAACTATGAGAAGCTCAGCCGAGGCCTACGCTACTATTATGACAAGAACATCATCCACAAGACTTCAGGGAAACGCTACGTGTATCGCTTCGTGTGTGACCTGCAGAACCTGCTGGGGTacacagcagaagagctgcatGCAATGCTGGGGGTGCAGCCTGACACGGAGGACTGA